The Planktothrix tepida PCC 9214 genome contains the following window.
CATTTGGAGAAATGCTATGGTTTAACTTCTGTGCCTTGTTCTTGGGAAGTTGCTAAACGCAGTAATTCCAAAGGGCAAGTTCAACGTTTAGCACGGGAAACGGCAGAATTTCTGGCTGTAGATCATCCCCGTATTCAACAGCCCCAACCTTCTGTTCGGCAGCTTCTCCAACAAGCTGTTGATGAAGCTGTTATAGAGACTACCTCCACTGCGGAACTAACAAAAGCCTTTCAGTCGAGGGGAGTTGTATCAAATCTGACTTCCCAGGGAATTCGATATGAACTTAATGGAATTCACTTTGCTGGCTATCAATTAGGTGAAAGTTATACATTAAGGGCAATTGAGCTACAACTTCGTCTCCAACAAAAACGAAAAGCACAACAACAGCAATGGCAGCAAAAACTAAACTCTAAGTCTTCCCCGCCTTTGAGTTCTCAAACCAGCCTACCTCAATCCCTTATTACCACCAATAGAACGGAACCCGTTATACCGTTATCGTCATCTCAACTTCAGGTGAAACCCCCTCCGCTTCCCAAGAAGACACCGAACTTACTAGAGCCTGACCTTTAGACGCAAGAATTCTAGCATCAAAAATATTAGGTTTGTATAAGGTTGGATTTATTTTAGCCAGGAGTTTTTTTCTGCATCTAAAATCCAATTCAAAATCCGGTTACAAGATCCCACCTTAATTAGGTCAAGGGGTTATCTTAACCTGAGTCTTTATATTTTATTTCTATATTTTTATTTTTATAAATAAAAGTTATTTAATAATCTATCTAAAGGTAGAGCTAAATTAACAATAAAGTAATAAAAAATGGTAATTACTAATAACAACCCAGTTCACTGCGTCACTATTCATTTTTTAATCCTCAAACTTTCAAGTGTGCCTGCTCTTTTGTTGTGTAAAATTTCAATTTAGTAATCCTATGTATATACCATCTCAAAGCCCCAAATTTGAGGCTCAACCTACATACCGAGTCCACGTTAAACTTATAACTTGGAAATGGAAAGATTTTTCAGCTAACGCCTATCAATTACCCGATGGCTCAATTGCTATGTCCTACAGACAAATGGCTCTCAAGGTTTGTCAGAACAAAAATGCGGCTAAAGAATTTGTTTTAAAGGCTAACTTACCTCAAATTCCAGTGCGATTTAAAAACTCACTATCGGGTACTCTTGTTCCTCTAGCTAGCGTTGCTGATTACTGGAAACACGTTGATTTCTCTAACCCTAAAACCATCCAAGCTTTTTTAGGATGGAGGGCAATTAAAGAATATTTAGCAGAAGTGGAACAACGACCTTTTTGTCCTTGGCCTAATCAGCCTTTTCTGATTTTAAAAGCCGTATACAACTTAAATATCCTAACCGATAAACCCTTACTTCGGGTTCTAGCACTGGCTCAACCAGATGGTCAACGAGAATACCGAATCGAGATTACCTCGGCTTTAGCATTAATCGGAGTACCCCCCCAATGGTTAAACAAATGTAGGTCAAAAACTCGAACTAAATTACACAACCAAGGTTTCACAGGGGTACAGCTAACTCAGTATATTCTTGAAAGCCAATATCCTACTCTAATCTCTCCAAGAGAATCTCAACAATTAGCGAGTAGCAACACCATTAGTTTGAGAGACTGTTTGATTATTTGGGAATATTTTGCCGAGCGTCAATCTAGTTGCGCCATTGCTTGTCTTAAAGCTCTAGCTGCTGAATCTTTTGAACATAGAATTGCGAAAGTAGCTACTTCAAGAGAACCTAAAAAAGTCCTTCAAATTCCCAATCCTTTGCGACTTACTTA
Protein-coding sequences here:
- a CDS encoding PAS domain-containing protein — its product is MYIPSQSPKFEAQPTYRVHVKLITWKWKDFSANAYQLPDGSIAMSYRQMALKVCQNKNAAKEFVLKANLPQIPVRFKNSLSGTLVPLASVADYWKHVDFSNPKTIQAFLGWRAIKEYLAEVEQRPFCPWPNQPFLILKAVYNLNILTDKPLLRVLALAQPDGQREYRIEITSALALIGVPPQWLNKCRSKTRTKLHNQGFTGVQLTQYILESQYPTLISPRESQQLASSNTISLRDCLIIWEYFAERQSSCAIACLKALAAESFEHRIAKVATSREPKKVLQIPNPLRLTYNLENFYQSWQILQLIINHIPQNIFWKDRNSVYLGCNQNFARLAGIETPEQIVGKTDYDLPWRKEEANWFRQCDARIINNNAPEYGIVETQLQADGQRPLVNTTKIPLLDVEGNVTGLVGIY
- a CDS encoding relaxase/mobilization nuclease domain-containing protein, producing the protein DLLKQRHLAEHQYIAVLHRDATYPDGSMRPHVHLVINLVSSTGEVANVWWDYPKTEKVLRHLEKCYGLTSVPCSWEVAKRSNSKGQVQRLARETAEFLAVDHPRIQQPQPSVRQLLQQAVDEAVIETTSTAELTKAFQSRGVVSNLTSQGIRYELNGIHFAGYQLGESYTLRAIELQLRLQQKRKAQQQQWQQKLNSKSSPPLSSQTSLPQSLITTNRTEPVIPLSSSQLQVKPPPLPKKTPNLLEPDL